One part of the Chrysemys picta bellii isolate R12L10 chromosome 14, ASM1138683v2, whole genome shotgun sequence genome encodes these proteins:
- the LOC135975552 gene encoding uncharacterized protein LOC135975552 translates to MEGERSAVVTCTGCAMFVFLPQDRSDFVCTKCKLVSILEEKVRGLEKQVSTLRCIRENEDFLDRRQEMLLRPQCSEDSEQAQQGQKDCEEVWQHVTSRRRKRSVHAPAMEIQVSNRFHVLSTGASAESGLDGPSEGREQKETPPIGRQKMHCPRNGGSTTTTPKRRRRVVVVGDSLLRGTESSICRPDRENREVCCLPGARIHDVTERLPRLIKPSDRYPFLLLHVGTNDTAKNDLERITADYVALGRRIKEFEAQVVFSSILPVQGKGRGRNHRIVEVNEWLRRWCRREGFGFFDHGMVFQEEGVLGRDGLHLTKRGKSIFASRLANLVRRALN, encoded by the coding sequence atggaaggtgagcgatcagctgttgtaacctgcacaggttgtgccatgtttgtctttcttccgcaggacagaagtgactttgtctgtacaaagtgcaagctggtctccatattggaggagaaggttcgagggctggagaaacaagtatcgactctgcgttgcataagggaaaatgaagatttcctggacagacgtcaggagatgcttctacggccacaatgttctgaagattcagagcaggcgcagcagggacagaaggattgtgaggaggtttggcagcatgtgacctccagaagaagaaagaggagcgtccatgcaccagcaatggagatacaggtgagcaatcgtttccatgttctctctacaggtgctagtgcggagagtggactagatggcccatctgagggaagggagcagaaggagactccaccgattggaaggcaaaagatgcactgtcctaggaatgggggttccacgaccaccactcccaagaggaggaggagggtggtggtggtcggggactccctcctcagggggactgagtcatctatctgccgccctgaccgggaaaaccgagaggtctgctgcttgccaggagctaggatacacgatgtgacggagagactgccgagactcatcaagccctcggatcgctaccccttcctgcttctccacgtgggcaccaatgatactgccaagaatgaccttgagcggatcactgcagactacgtggctctgggaagaaggataaaggagtttgaggcgcaagtggtgttctcgtccatcctccctgtgcaaggaaaaggccggggtagaaaccatcgaatcgtggaagtcaacgaatggctacgcaggtggtgtcggagagaaggctttggattcttcgaccatgggatggtgttccaagaagaaggagtgctaggcagagacgggctccacctaacgaagagagggaagagcatcttcgccagcaggctggctaacctagtgaggagggctttaaactag
- the C14H16orf86 gene encoding uncharacterized protein C16orf86 homolog codes for MATAARSPSEKRPGGKAMPGRFLSQLAAALDNPTIKALEWDEDGQGVVVNAQLYDEEGQKHKELFPELKPLRSVSVLQAWLLTSGFKAKAAKGCCPSAQQFKPTIPLSLALPHRADSTVHVFQHADFRKLPPKAGEVDNPLTTRQHKKTKKRKSSSDLAASPAAALLPDTLRTDRRPQRLRPLYQYINYDNPELNSPSEDESDTPETAALGEAAGAPDKANMEESEGSHQAGTKSDNPESCSPGTPPQAEVDKSTQVDIDKMLSVCAAHLVPPLSPQYK; via the exons ATGGCCACTGCAGCAAGGAGTCCAAGCGAGAAGAGGCCTGGGGGGAAGGCCATGCCCGGACGCTTCCTCTCCCAGTTGGCAGCCGCACTGGACAATCCGACCATCAAGGCGCTGGAG TGGGACGAGGACGGGCAAGGCGTGGTCGTGAACGCCCAGCTGTACGACGAAGAGGGTCAGAAGCACAAAGAGCTCTTTCCGGAGCTGAAACCCCTGCGATCAGTCTCCGTGCTCCAGGCGTGGCTGCTGACCTCCGGCTTTAAAGCAAAGGCAGCAAA GGGCTGCTGTCCCTCTGCCCAGCAGTTCAAACCCACCATCCCCTTGTCTCTGGCTCTGCCCCACAGGGCTGATTCTACAGTCCACGTTTTCCAGCACGCCGACTTCAGGAAGCTGCCTCCCAAGGCGGGGGAGGTGGACAACCCCCTCACTACCAGGCAGCACAAGAAAACCAAGAAAAGGAAAAGCTCGTCAGACCTCGCAGCCAGCCCGGCAGCGGCTCTGCTCCCGGACACACTGCGCACGGACA GGAGACCACAGCGCCTGCGACCCTTATACCAGTACATAAACTACGACAACCCGGAGCTGAACAGCCCTTCGGAGGACGAGAGCGACACACCAGAGACAGCTGCACTGGGGGAGGCCGCTGGAGCCCCAGACAAGGCAAAcatggaggagtcagaggggtcTCACCAAGCAG GAACGAAAAGCGATAATCCAGAAAGTTGCTCCCCAGGAACTCCACCCCAGGCAGAGGTCGACAAGTCAACACAAGTCGACATCGACAAGATGCTGAGTGTCTGTGCAGCTCACCTGGTGCCACCACTCTCACCGCAGTATAAATAA